In the genome of Anas platyrhynchos isolate ZD024472 breed Pekin duck chromosome 21, IASCAAS_PekinDuck_T2T, whole genome shotgun sequence, one region contains:
- the CBLN4 gene encoding cerebellin-4 isoform X1, with translation MGWRLLPALLLLALALGGPAARAQNDTEPIVLEGKCLVVCDSNPATDAKGSSSSSPLGISVRAANSKVAFSAVRSTNHEPSEMSNKTRIIYFDQILVNVGNFFTLESVFVAPRKGIYSFSFHVIKVYQSQTIQVNLMLNGKPVISAFAGDKDVTREAATNGVLLYLDKEDKVYLKLEKGVDSSLPLLHEDHFIIMGLMFLYCFFMGEYGFSLWILAPSELLRSFTEFRVFKYNIFGLKLKQTINIYA, from the exons ATGGGCTGGCGGCTGCTgcccgccctcctcctcctggccttGGCGCTGGGCGGCCCCGCGGCGAGGGCGCAGAACGACACGGAGCCCATCGTCCTGGAGGGCAAGTGCCTGGTGGTCTGCGACTCCAACCCCGCCACCGACGCCAAGggctcgtcctcctcctccccgctcggCATCTCCGTGCGGGCGGCCAACTCCAAGGTCGCCTTCTCGGCCGTGAGGAGCACCAACCACGAGCCCTCCGAGATGAGCAACAAGACGCGCATCATCTACTTCGACCAG ATCCTAGTAAATGTGGGCAATTTTTTCACATTGGAATCTGTCTTTGTAGCACCAAGAAAAGGAATTTACAGTTTCAGTTTTCACGTAATTAAAGTCTATCAGAGCCAAACAATACAG GTTAATTTGATGCTAAACGGAAAGCCAgtcatttctgcttttgctggGGACAAGGACGTCACACGTGAAGCTGCCACTAATGGAGTCCTGCTCTATCTAGACAAGGAGGATAAGGTTTACCTGAAATTGGAGAAAG GTGTGGACTCATCATTGCCCCTGTTACATGAAGATCATTTTATCATCATGGGATTGatgtttctttattgttttttcatGGGTGAATATGGATTCTCTTTATGGATTTTGGCCCCATCTGAACTACTCAGAAGTTTCACAGAATTTCGTGTGTTTAAATACAATATATTTGGATTGAAACTAAAGCAGACGATAAATATCTATGCTTAA
- the CBLN4 gene encoding cerebellin-4 isoform X2, producing the protein MGWRLLPALLLLALALGGPAARAQNDTEPIVLEGKCLVVCDSNPATDAKGSSSSSPLGISVRAANSKVAFSAVRSTNHEPSEMSNKTRIIYFDQILVNVGNFFTLESVFVAPRKGIYSFSFHVIKVYQSQTIQVNLMLNGKPVISAFAGDKDVTREAATNGVLLYLDKEDKVYLKLEKGNLVGGWQYSTFSGFLVFPL; encoded by the exons ATGGGCTGGCGGCTGCTgcccgccctcctcctcctggccttGGCGCTGGGCGGCCCCGCGGCGAGGGCGCAGAACGACACGGAGCCCATCGTCCTGGAGGGCAAGTGCCTGGTGGTCTGCGACTCCAACCCCGCCACCGACGCCAAGggctcgtcctcctcctccccgctcggCATCTCCGTGCGGGCGGCCAACTCCAAGGTCGCCTTCTCGGCCGTGAGGAGCACCAACCACGAGCCCTCCGAGATGAGCAACAAGACGCGCATCATCTACTTCGACCAG ATCCTAGTAAATGTGGGCAATTTTTTCACATTGGAATCTGTCTTTGTAGCACCAAGAAAAGGAATTTACAGTTTCAGTTTTCACGTAATTAAAGTCTATCAGAGCCAAACAATACAG GTTAATTTGATGCTAAACGGAAAGCCAgtcatttctgcttttgctggGGACAAGGACGTCACACGTGAAGCTGCCACTAATGGAGTCCTGCTCTATCTAGACAAGGAGGATAAGGTTTACCTGAAATTGGAGAAAGGTAATCTGGTCGGTGGATGGCAGTATTCTACGTTTTCTGGCTTTCTGGTCTTTCCCCTGTAA